Proteins encoded by one window of Candidatus Rokuibacteriota bacterium:
- a CDS encoding ATP-dependent 6-phosphofructokinase gives MTTIRHIGVLTGGGDCPGMNAALRALVKAATHRHGIRVSGFLDGFAGLLDDASRPLGFDDVSGILTQGGTILGASNRHDPFRVPVPGPDGTTYQDRSDAVLATLARREVDALVAIGGDGTLRIARQLGARGVPVVGVPKTIDNDVGGTEVSVGFDSARAIATDAVDRLHSTAASHHRIMVVEVMGRHAGWIALEAGVAGGGDVILIPEIRWSYEAVARDIRERRERGRRFSIVVIAEGAPRPDGGTVVREIVAGSPEPERLGGVGAVLAQALGAILPFETRYVVLGHVQRGGAPTPFDRILATRFGAAAVDAVMDGAWGAMVALRGDRIVRVPIADAVAEPKLVDPEGELVAAARAIKTSFGDGVSST, from the coding sequence ATGACGACGATCCGCCACATCGGTGTGCTGACCGGAGGCGGGGACTGCCCGGGGATGAACGCGGCGCTCCGCGCCCTCGTCAAGGCCGCCACGCACCGACACGGGATCCGCGTGAGCGGATTCCTCGACGGCTTCGCCGGCCTTCTCGACGACGCCTCCCGGCCCCTGGGCTTCGACGACGTCAGCGGCATTCTCACCCAGGGCGGGACCATCCTCGGCGCCTCGAACCGCCACGATCCCTTCCGCGTGCCGGTGCCCGGGCCCGACGGCACGACGTACCAGGACCGCTCGGATGCCGTGCTCGCCACCCTCGCCCGCCGCGAGGTCGACGCGCTCGTCGCCATCGGCGGCGACGGGACCCTGCGCATCGCCCGGCAGCTCGGTGCCAGGGGCGTGCCCGTCGTGGGCGTGCCCAAGACCATCGACAACGACGTGGGCGGGACCGAGGTGAGCGTGGGCTTCGACTCGGCGCGCGCCATCGCCACCGACGCCGTGGACCGGCTCCACTCGACGGCGGCATCCCACCACCGGATCATGGTCGTGGAGGTGATGGGGCGGCACGCGGGCTGGATCGCGCTCGAGGCCGGAGTCGCCGGCGGCGGGGACGTGATCCTCATCCCGGAGATCCGCTGGAGCTATGAGGCCGTCGCCCGCGACATCCGGGAGCGCAGGGAGCGAGGCCGTCGCTTCTCGATCGTCGTGATCGCCGAGGGCGCCCCCCGCCCCGACGGCGGGACGGTGGTCCGCGAGATCGTCGCGGGCAGCCCCGAGCCGGAGCGCCTGGGGGGCGTGGGCGCGGTGCTCGCGCAGGCCCTGGGCGCGATACTGCCCTTCGAGACGCGCTACGTGGTGCTCGGGCACGTGCAGCGCGGCGGCGCGCCCACGCCTTTCGATCGCATCCTGGCCACCCGCTTCGGCGCGGCCGCGGTCGACGCGGTGATGGACGGGGCATGGGGCGCCATGGTGGCGCTCCGGGGCGACCGCATCGTGCGCGTGCCCATCGCCGATGCGGTGGCCGAGCCGAAGCTCGTCGACCCGGAGGGCGAGCTGGTGGCGGCGGCCCGGGCCATCAAGACGAGCTTCGGAGACGGCGTCTCCTCGACTTGA